In the genome of Amphiura filiformis chromosome 4, Afil_fr2py, whole genome shotgun sequence, one region contains:
- the LOC140151529 gene encoding nucleolar protein 11-like isoform X2, which yields MTCEESETKPCNIWTSKPNQHFSCAAISDISTHQYAACINNKLVIWDDSVPDITKVKPLVTMGTIQRLYPLDADGGCVMLYSNGAVYTTKMEQLLESVTEEQQGLLKPGEVIMDSHVWTSDGEGMYVVCLVEHTKQHSLFFTRIPGMNKSAEQVIRVSIDSPSKLLHTSFHTTNSQMVMHAVGKSQYE from the exons GAATCCGAGACCAAACCATGTAATATTTGGACCAGCAAACCCAATCAACATTTCAGCTGTGCAGCCATCAGTGATATCTCAACACACCAATATGCCGCCTGTATTAACAACAAG CTTGTCATATGGGATGATTCAGTGCCAGATATTACCAAGGTGAAGCCATTAGTAACCATGGGAACCATCCAGCGACTGTACCCTCTTGACGCAGATGGTGGCTGTGTGATGTTGTATTCAAATGGAGCAGTCTATACAACAAAGATGGAGCAACTATTGGAGTCTGTCACAGAGGAGCAGCAAGGGTTGCTGAAACCAGGTGAAGTCATTATGGACAGCCATGTGTGGACCAGCGATGGGGAAGGAATGTATGTTGTTTGTCTGGTGGAACACACAAAG CAACACAGCTTATTTTTTACCAGAATACCCGGTATGAATAAGTCAGCTGAGCAGGTGATCAGGGTGTCTATAGACTCTCCTAGTAAATTACTCCATACAAGCTTCCATACCACTAATAGCCAAATGGTCATGCATGCAGTAGGTAAGTCCCAGTATGAATAA
- the LOC140151529 gene encoding nucleolar protein 11-like isoform X3 — MESETKPCNIWTSKPNQHFSCAAISDISTHQYAACINNKLVIWDDSVPDITKVKPLVTMGTIQRLYPLDADGGCVMLYSNGAVYTTKMEQLLESVTEEQQGLLKPGEVIMDSHVWTSDGEGMYVVCLVEHTKQHSLFFTRIPGMNKSAEQVIRVSIDSPSKLLHTSFHTTNSQMVMHAVGKSQYE; from the exons GAATCCGAGACCAAACCATGTAATATTTGGACCAGCAAACCCAATCAACATTTCAGCTGTGCAGCCATCAGTGATATCTCAACACACCAATATGCCGCCTGTATTAACAACAAG CTTGTCATATGGGATGATTCAGTGCCAGATATTACCAAGGTGAAGCCATTAGTAACCATGGGAACCATCCAGCGACTGTACCCTCTTGACGCAGATGGTGGCTGTGTGATGTTGTATTCAAATGGAGCAGTCTATACAACAAAGATGGAGCAACTATTGGAGTCTGTCACAGAGGAGCAGCAAGGGTTGCTGAAACCAGGTGAAGTCATTATGGACAGCCATGTGTGGACCAGCGATGGGGAAGGAATGTATGTTGTTTGTCTGGTGGAACACACAAAG CAACACAGCTTATTTTTTACCAGAATACCCGGTATGAATAAGTCAGCTGAGCAGGTGATCAGGGTGTCTATAGACTCTCCTAGTAAATTACTCCATACAAGCTTCCATACCACTAATAGCCAAATGGTCATGCATGCAGTAGGTAAGTCCCAGTATGAATAA